A genomic region of Micromonospora sp. NBC_01796 contains the following coding sequences:
- a CDS encoding serine/threonine-protein kinase has protein sequence MQQVLLAGRYRLLHTVGRGGMGRVWLARDEMLHRDVAVKEVVPPEWMTESERDDLRLRTLREARTAARLNHPNVVRVYDVIHTGDTPWIVMEYVPSRSVQEVLQTDGPFSPLRTAQIGRDVLAALRAAHQAGVLHRDVKPHNVLISDEGRVVLTDFGLATVDGGDGAMTRAGIVLGSPQYVAPERAAEGTSSVEADLWSLGATLYAAVEGRSPYARSTAMATLTALAVAPPDRTRLAGPLRPVLNGLLRRDPRQRLSAPEVDRLLRRITDAGPKSPRHTFTRPRRPEAAPAPVPAPVPPVDAPAGTATSIAFTTLSDARRRIGWRAGTSVAVGLVLLAALGTALTVHAQRDTDRAGAAAPGTDPTPRPPAPPPAPAFPCSARSDATTRVVEAPPPAGERYALVPGWTWYSDPTGFRIAAPIGWRVFTDGAAVCFQDPDSPRVLSVDPSTNPTPDAQAYWRAEEARLTDRGALPGYSLVTIGPLDLHEGGAEWECRWTNAAGRQVHTNRMLFHTSATRAYTVAWLTSEFDWQVNRVYLPMLRFSFRPAR, from the coding sequence GTGCAGCAGGTGCTTCTCGCTGGGCGCTACCGCCTGCTGCACACCGTCGGCCGGGGCGGGATGGGCCGGGTCTGGCTCGCCCGCGACGAGATGCTGCACCGGGACGTGGCGGTCAAGGAGGTCGTGCCTCCCGAGTGGATGACCGAATCCGAACGCGACGACCTGCGGTTGCGTACGCTCCGGGAGGCACGTACGGCCGCCCGGCTGAACCACCCCAACGTCGTACGCGTCTACGACGTGATCCACACCGGCGACACCCCCTGGATCGTGATGGAGTACGTCCCGTCCCGGTCGGTACAGGAGGTGCTGCAGACCGACGGCCCGTTCTCTCCGCTGCGTACCGCCCAGATCGGCCGGGACGTGCTGGCCGCGTTGCGCGCCGCACACCAGGCCGGGGTCCTGCACCGCGACGTCAAGCCGCACAACGTGCTCATCTCCGACGAGGGCCGGGTGGTGCTCACCGACTTCGGACTGGCCACCGTCGACGGTGGTGACGGCGCGATGACCCGGGCCGGCATCGTGCTCGGCTCCCCCCAGTACGTCGCACCGGAGCGCGCCGCCGAGGGCACCTCCAGCGTCGAGGCCGACCTCTGGTCCCTGGGCGCCACCCTCTACGCCGCGGTGGAGGGACGCTCGCCCTACGCCCGGTCGACCGCGATGGCGACCCTGACCGCGCTGGCGGTGGCGCCACCGGACCGAACCCGGCTGGCCGGTCCACTGCGCCCGGTGCTCAACGGACTGCTCCGCCGCGACCCCCGGCAGCGGCTCAGCGCACCGGAGGTCGACCGGCTGCTGCGCCGGATCACCGACGCCGGTCCGAAGTCGCCGCGGCACACCTTCACCCGCCCCCGCCGGCCCGAAGCCGCGCCCGCGCCCGTGCCGGCACCCGTACCGCCGGTGGACGCACCCGCCGGGACCGCCACCAGCATCGCCTTCACCACCCTGTCCGACGCCCGCCGCCGGATCGGTTGGCGGGCGGGTACCTCGGTCGCGGTCGGCCTGGTCCTGCTCGCCGCGCTGGGTACCGCGCTGACCGTGCACGCCCAGCGGGACACGGACCGGGCCGGTGCCGCCGCGCCGGGTACGGACCCGACACCCCGACCGCCGGCACCGCCACCGGCACCGGCGTTCCCCTGTTCCGCCCGCTCCGACGCCACCACCCGGGTCGTCGAGGCCCCGCCACCGGCCGGTGAACGGTACGCGCTGGTGCCGGGCTGGACCTGGTACAGCGACCCGACCGGGTTCCGGATCGCCGCCCCGATCGGCTGGCGGGTCTTCACCGACGGAGCGGCGGTCTGCTTCCAGGATCCGGACAGCCCACGGGTGCTCAGTGTGGATCCGTCCACGAATCCGACGCCCGACGCGCAGGCGTACTGGCGGGCGGAGGAGGCGCGGCTCACCGACCGGGGCGCACTGCCCGGTTACAGCCTGGTCACCATCGGGCCGCTCGACCTGCACGAGGGCGGTGCCGAGTGGGAGTGCCGCTGGACCAACGCGGCCGGCAGGCAGGTGCACACCAACCGGATGCTCTTCCACACCTCGGCAACGCGGGCGTACACCGTCGCCTGGCTGACGTCCGAGTTCGACTGGCAGGTCAACCGGGTCTACCTGCCGATGCTGCGGTTCAGTTTCCGCCCGGCCCGATAG
- a CDS encoding (2Fe-2S)-binding protein, translating into MTAGHSPGVEVTLRVNGQARPLRLESRVTLLDALREHLGLTGTKKGCDQGACGACTVLLDGESVVSCLVLAVQCDGREVTTVEGLSSDGRLHPVQQAFVRHDGFQCGYCTPGQIMSAIALLRAGRAGSDDEIREFMSGNLCRCGAYPNIVAAIRDVAAQGDQVEVVGAGRATAGGDRS; encoded by the coding sequence ATGACAGCCGGACATTCCCCGGGCGTCGAGGTGACGTTGCGGGTCAACGGGCAGGCGCGGCCGTTGCGCCTGGAGAGCCGGGTCACCCTGCTCGACGCGCTGCGCGAACACCTCGGCCTGACCGGTACGAAAAAGGGCTGCGACCAGGGCGCCTGCGGTGCCTGTACGGTCCTGCTCGACGGTGAGTCGGTGGTGTCCTGCCTGGTCCTCGCGGTCCAGTGCGACGGCCGGGAGGTGACCACCGTCGAGGGCCTCTCCTCCGACGGGCGGCTGCACCCGGTGCAGCAGGCGTTCGTCCGCCACGACGGGTTCCAGTGCGGGTACTGCACACCGGGGCAGATCATGTCGGCGATCGCGCTGCTCCGGGCGGGGCGGGCGGGTTCCGACGACGAGATCCGCGAGTTCATGAGCGGCAACCTGTGCCGGTGCGGGGCGTACCCGAACATCGTGGCGGCGATCCGGGACGTCGCCGCGCAGGGTGACCAGGTCGAGGTCGTCGGAGCCGGTCGGGCCACGGCGGGCGGTGACCGGTCATGA
- a CDS encoding FAD binding domain-containing protein — protein MTLFEYVRPDDVTGAVDLVSADPGAAYLAGGTTQLDLLLKDGVIRSDRLVDIGRLPLRGITRDGDTLRVGALTTMDALAADPVVAQRVPFVREALLAGASPQLRNMATIGGNLLQRTRCRYFRDSAVAACNKRVPGSGCAAVTGVARMHAILGASERCIALHASDLCVPLVALDVQVHLRGTDGERTVPLTEFYLPAGESPEIETVLRHGELITRVDLPLPAPGTRSGYLKVRDRASYEFALTSAAAALVVDNGVITSARLALGGVGTIPWRARAAEAVLTGAPANVDTFRAAAEAEIRDPFTVPGTEFKVELAKRTIVRTLRDVSGVRS, from the coding sequence ATGACCCTCTTCGAGTACGTACGCCCCGACGACGTGACCGGCGCGGTCGACCTAGTCAGCGCCGATCCGGGTGCCGCCTACCTGGCCGGTGGCACCACCCAGCTCGACCTGCTGCTCAAGGACGGTGTGATCCGGTCGGACCGCCTCGTCGACATCGGCCGGCTGCCGCTGCGGGGAATCACCCGCGACGGGGACACCCTCCGGGTGGGCGCGTTGACCACGATGGATGCCCTGGCCGCCGACCCGGTGGTGGCGCAACGGGTGCCGTTCGTCCGGGAGGCGCTGCTGGCGGGTGCCTCGCCGCAGTTGCGCAACATGGCGACGATCGGCGGCAACCTCCTGCAACGTACGCGCTGCCGGTACTTCCGGGACTCGGCGGTGGCGGCCTGCAACAAACGCGTACCGGGTTCGGGGTGTGCCGCGGTGACCGGGGTGGCGCGGATGCACGCGATCCTCGGGGCGAGCGAACGCTGCATCGCGCTGCACGCCTCCGACCTCTGCGTACCGCTGGTGGCGCTCGACGTGCAGGTGCACCTCCGGGGCACCGACGGGGAGCGGACCGTGCCGCTGACCGAGTTCTACCTGCCCGCGGGGGAGAGCCCGGAGATCGAGACCGTGCTCCGGCACGGTGAATTGATCACACGGGTGGATCTGCCGCTGCCGGCGCCCGGCACCCGCTCGGGCTACCTGAAGGTACGCGACCGGGCCTCGTACGAGTTCGCGCTCACCTCGGCCGCCGCGGCGCTCGTGGTCGACAACGGCGTGATCACGTCCGCCCGGTTGGCGCTCGGTGGCGTCGGGACGATCCCCTGGCGGGCCCGCGCGGCCGAGGCGGTCCTCACCGGGGCGCCCGCGAACGTCGACACCTTCCGCGCGGCGGCGGAGGCGGAGATCCGGGACCCGTTCACCGTGCCCGGCACCGAGTTCAAGGTCGAACTGGCCAAGCGGACCATCGTCCGGACCCTGCGTGACGTGTCCGGGGTGCGGTCGTGA
- a CDS encoding glycosyltransferase family 4 protein, whose protein sequence is MSPNAEVIDIRSARKQRILMLSWEYPPVLVGGLGRHVHALSVALAAAGHDVTVITRHADNAPYEEYADGVRIIRAPEDPVTFPLATDSLLAWTMAFNHTLTRAALRANNTSTGYDVIHAHDWLVAHTAINLKEHLDIPLVTTIHATEAGRHQGWLPGDMNKSIHSMEWWLSHESSRVITCSGYMRDQVNNLFNLPTTQIDVVPNGVDDRAWHAKPRAVASARAKFAGDGPLIAFAGRLVYEKGVQHLVHAIPRLRDRHPGLRLVIAGDGPYRNELQHEADRLRLDQTVNFLGFMNESQLPAVLGATDATVVPSLYEPFGMVALEAAAAGAPLAVAATGGLAEIVEQGVTGVTFPHSDPEALAGAVDTLLADGVFARRVARRARTMVTERYGWSAIAARTAATYTSAVREAGATGNRLTAGRPQRMVVPEGNLLALDSAAC, encoded by the coding sequence ATGTCACCGAACGCCGAGGTAATAGACATCCGGTCGGCTCGTAAGCAGCGGATTCTGATGCTGTCCTGGGAATACCCACCCGTCCTCGTCGGCGGACTCGGCCGACACGTCCACGCCCTCTCCGTCGCCCTCGCCGCCGCCGGCCACGACGTCACCGTCATCACCCGCCACGCCGACAACGCCCCCTACGAGGAATACGCCGACGGCGTCCGCATCATCCGCGCCCCCGAAGACCCCGTCACCTTCCCCCTCGCCACCGACTCCCTCCTCGCCTGGACCATGGCCTTCAACCACACCCTCACCCGCGCCGCCCTCCGCGCCAACAACACCAGCACCGGCTACGACGTCATCCACGCCCACGACTGGCTCGTCGCCCACACCGCCATCAACCTCAAAGAACACCTCGACATCCCCCTCGTCACCACCATCCACGCCACCGAAGCCGGCCGACACCAAGGCTGGCTCCCCGGCGACATGAACAAATCCATCCACTCCATGGAATGGTGGCTCAGCCACGAATCCAGCCGCGTCATCACCTGCTCCGGCTACATGCGCGACCAGGTCAACAACCTCTTCAACCTCCCCACCACCCAGATCGACGTCGTACCCAACGGGGTCGACGACCGGGCCTGGCACGCCAAGCCGAGGGCGGTCGCCTCGGCCAGGGCCAAGTTCGCCGGGGACGGTCCGCTGATCGCCTTCGCCGGCCGCCTGGTCTACGAGAAGGGCGTCCAGCACCTGGTCCACGCCATCCCCCGGCTGCGCGACCGGCACCCCGGACTGCGCCTGGTCATCGCCGGCGACGGTCCGTACCGCAACGAGCTGCAGCACGAGGCGGACCGGCTCCGGCTCGACCAGACCGTCAACTTCCTCGGCTTCATGAACGAGAGCCAGTTGCCGGCGGTCCTCGGCGCCACCGACGCGACCGTGGTGCCCAGCCTCTACGAGCCGTTCGGCATGGTCGCGCTGGAGGCCGCCGCGGCCGGCGCCCCGCTCGCCGTCGCCGCCACCGGCGGGCTCGCCGAGATCGTCGAACAGGGCGTGACCGGGGTGACCTTCCCGCACAGCGACCCGGAGGCGCTCGCCGGTGCCGTCGACACCCTGCTCGCCGACGGGGTCTTCGCCCGCCGGGTGGCCCGCCGGGCCAGGACCATGGTCACCGAACGGTACGGCTGGTCCGCGATCGCGGCCCGCACCGCGGCCACCTACACCAGCGCCGTACGCGAGGCCGGTGCCACCGGCAACCGGCTGACGGCCGGGCGCCCGCAGCGGATGGTGGTGCCGGAGGGGAACCTGCTCGCCCTCGACTCCGCCGCCTGCTGA
- a CDS encoding amylo-alpha-1,6-glucosidase gives MIEIGFGPQVCGQLSAGASREWLVPDGRGGYAMGTVSGLRTRRYHGLLVVAGDTPAVRRLGLASLDAAITLPTGTQVRLATHEWHSGVVDPRGFELLERFDLVDGLPRWRWRIGDLVIERELAMAYGRSCVAVVHRLISGGPVRLNLAAACTWRDAHGERRADGPAPRVEQVADGAVVEGAYRLSGPGWQPTGQWWHGVHHREEAVRGLHPEEDLWHAGTFSAELFGPGDTVSVLAWADDLGEQPPPAVEIVAQARARNRRVVAAAKPADPVDATLALAADAFVVQTRTGPDVVAGYPWFGAWSRDTMTSYEGLFLHTGRADEGRDLLRSYAATLSEGMLANTADTGRVEYNTADATLWFLHAVARHVELTSDTDLADELLPALRAVVDGHLAGTRYGIGADPVDGLLTQGAPGEALTWMDARVYGIPVTPRAGKPVEVNALWVNGLAAVTELANLVGQDPGAAPQAHERALASFRERFPTPAGWLYDVVDAPAPTYPLGGAVLHDDDLVRPNQLLAWSLPYAPLDPDPATVRLLGAALLTPLGPRSLAPDGPGFLGRHRGGPAERDGAYHQGTVWPWLIGPYVDAARRAGMPTGDTLIGIDSHLPEFGLGSVSETADGLPPHTATGCPFQAWSVAEVLRVRRH, from the coding sequence TTGATCGAGATCGGCTTCGGTCCGCAGGTCTGTGGCCAACTGAGCGCGGGTGCCAGCCGCGAATGGCTGGTACCGGACGGTCGGGGCGGATACGCCATGGGCACGGTCAGCGGGTTGCGTACCCGCCGCTACCACGGGCTGCTGGTGGTCGCCGGGGACACCCCGGCCGTCCGGCGGCTCGGCCTGGCCAGCCTGGACGCGGCGATCACCCTTCCGACCGGCACCCAGGTCCGGCTGGCCACCCACGAGTGGCACTCCGGGGTGGTCGACCCGCGCGGCTTCGAGCTGCTCGAACGCTTCGACCTGGTCGACGGGCTGCCGCGCTGGCGGTGGCGGATCGGCGACCTGGTGATCGAACGCGAGCTGGCCATGGCGTACGGGCGGTCCTGCGTCGCCGTCGTGCACCGGCTGATCTCCGGTGGGCCGGTACGGCTGAACCTGGCCGCCGCCTGCACCTGGCGCGACGCGCACGGCGAACGGCGGGCGGACGGGCCGGCGCCCCGGGTCGAGCAGGTCGCCGACGGGGCGGTCGTCGAGGGGGCGTACCGGCTGTCCGGGCCGGGCTGGCAGCCGACCGGTCAGTGGTGGCACGGGGTGCACCACCGCGAGGAGGCCGTCCGGGGACTGCACCCGGAGGAGGACCTGTGGCACGCCGGGACCTTCTCCGCCGAGCTGTTCGGCCCCGGCGACACGGTGTCGGTGCTGGCCTGGGCCGACGACCTGGGCGAGCAGCCGCCACCGGCGGTGGAGATCGTCGCGCAGGCGCGGGCGCGCAACCGTCGGGTGGTGGCGGCGGCCAAGCCGGCCGACCCGGTCGACGCGACCCTGGCCCTGGCCGCCGACGCGTTCGTGGTGCAGACCCGTACCGGGCCGGACGTGGTGGCCGGTTACCCGTGGTTCGGTGCCTGGTCGCGGGACACGATGACCTCGTACGAGGGGCTGTTCCTGCACACCGGGCGGGCCGACGAGGGGCGCGACCTGCTGCGGTCGTACGCGGCGACCCTGTCCGAGGGCATGTTGGCGAACACCGCCGACACCGGTCGGGTGGAGTACAACACCGCCGACGCCACGCTCTGGTTCCTGCACGCGGTGGCCCGGCACGTGGAACTGACCTCGGACACCGATCTCGCCGACGAGCTGCTGCCTGCCCTGCGCGCGGTGGTCGACGGTCACCTCGCCGGCACCCGGTACGGGATCGGCGCCGACCCGGTCGACGGTCTGCTCACCCAGGGCGCCCCCGGTGAGGCACTGACCTGGATGGACGCCCGGGTGTACGGGATCCCGGTGACGCCCAGGGCGGGCAAGCCGGTCGAGGTGAACGCCCTCTGGGTCAACGGGCTGGCCGCGGTCACCGAGCTGGCGAACCTGGTGGGGCAGGATCCGGGTGCCGCGCCCCAGGCCCACGAGCGGGCGCTGGCCTCGTTCCGGGAGCGGTTCCCGACCCCGGCGGGCTGGCTCTACGACGTGGTCGACGCACCCGCACCGACCTACCCGCTGGGCGGGGCCGTCCTGCACGACGACGACCTGGTCCGCCCCAACCAACTCCTGGCCTGGTCGCTGCCGTACGCGCCGCTCGACCCGGACCCGGCGACCGTACGGCTGCTCGGGGCGGCGCTGCTGACCCCGCTCGGCCCGCGCAGCCTGGCCCCGGACGGTCCCGGCTTCCTCGGGCGGCACCGGGGCGGCCCGGCCGAGCGGGACGGGGCGTACCACCAGGGCACGGTCTGGCCCTGGCTGATCGGCCCGTACGTGGACGCCGCCCGCCGGGCGGGTATGCCAACCGGCGATACGTTGATCGGCATAGATTCACATTTGCCCGAATTTGGCCTAGGCTCGGTCAGTGAGACGGCGGACGGCCTCCCGCCGCACACCGCCACCGGCTGCCCGTTCCAGGCCTGGTCGGTGGCCGAGGTGCTGCGGGTCCGCCGGCACTGA
- a CDS encoding MGH1-like glycoside hydrolase domain-containing protein, giving the protein MASVVKFVRGIFQRKIEKVEVISDVPAAAAPGNDAERARLAQADSGEQAWRQWGPYLSERAWGTVREDYSEHGTAWDYFPHDHARSRAYRWNEDGMAGVCDDRQTFCFALALWNGADPILKERMFGLGSDGGNHGEDVKEYWWYQDSTPTHSFMRWRYHYPQARYPYDDLVSVNGLRGRDETEYELVDTGIFDDDRYWAVTVDYAKASPTDMCVLITVANRGDQAARLHVLPTLWFRNTWAWGLPGRDAVPTITGADARLVGQHGILGQIVLQGDGDPTALLCDNETNAERLWDLPGRSLYPKDGINDHVVSGAATVNPAGEGTKGALHYVLDVPAGGQAEIRVRLTLTAPPPGTAPAPELDLGQDFTTTLAARRAEADDFFARIIPAEVPAHEADVARQAIAGLMWGKQFYHFDVQQWLDGDPASLPPPPGRRHGRNSAWWHMNSFDVISMPDPWEYPWYAAWDLAFHCVTIARVDPGFAKAQLVLLLREWYLHPNGQIPAYEWAFADVNPPVHAWAALRVFEIDGGRDHDFLARVMHKLLLNFTWWVNRKDINGNNVFEGGFLGLDNVGPFDRSAALPVAGVLEQSDGTGWMAMYALNLLDMALALAQHDPTYADIATKFFEHFAYIAGAAYKQGLWDDEDSFFYDQLRLPDGSKVPLKVRSVVGLLPLAATTRLTAKTLHRLPELAARLRWFLTHKPEYADVLGARRLAPDGRQQRLLSMVGPDQVVRLLGRMLDEEEFLSPYGLRTLSRQHLDKPFTVSLGGQDFTVGYEPAESTSGLFGGNSNWRGPIWMPTNYLLIHALRDYAAFFGDDLLIEYPTRSGTKRTLSEIADDLSNRLISLFVPDDWGRRPMYGACDLFQRHPDWKDLIAFPEYFHGDNGAGLGAWHQTGWTALVADLILTTRR; this is encoded by the coding sequence ATGGCGAGTGTGGTCAAGTTCGTGCGAGGGATCTTCCAACGGAAGATCGAGAAGGTGGAGGTGATCAGCGACGTGCCGGCCGCCGCAGCACCGGGCAACGACGCGGAGCGGGCCCGGTTGGCCCAGGCCGACTCGGGGGAGCAGGCCTGGCGACAATGGGGTCCCTATCTGTCGGAGCGGGCCTGGGGAACGGTACGCGAGGATTACAGCGAGCACGGTACGGCCTGGGACTACTTCCCGCACGATCATGCGCGCTCCCGTGCCTACCGGTGGAACGAGGACGGCATGGCCGGCGTCTGCGACGATCGGCAGACGTTCTGCTTCGCCCTCGCGCTGTGGAACGGCGCCGATCCTATCCTCAAGGAGCGGATGTTCGGGCTCGGCAGTGACGGCGGGAACCACGGCGAGGACGTCAAGGAGTACTGGTGGTACCAGGACTCCACACCGACCCACTCCTTCATGCGCTGGCGCTACCACTACCCGCAGGCGCGGTACCCGTACGACGACCTGGTCTCGGTCAACGGCCTGCGGGGCCGGGACGAAACCGAGTACGAACTGGTCGACACCGGCATCTTCGACGACGACCGCTACTGGGCGGTGACGGTCGACTACGCCAAGGCGTCGCCGACCGACATGTGCGTCCTGATCACCGTGGCGAACCGGGGTGACCAGGCGGCCCGGCTGCACGTGTTACCCACCCTGTGGTTCCGCAACACCTGGGCCTGGGGACTGCCCGGCCGTGACGCCGTACCGACGATCACCGGGGCGGACGCCCGGCTGGTCGGCCAGCACGGCATCCTCGGCCAGATCGTCCTCCAGGGCGACGGGGACCCGACGGCCCTGCTCTGCGACAACGAGACCAACGCCGAACGGCTCTGGGACCTGCCCGGACGCAGCCTCTACCCGAAGGACGGGATCAACGACCACGTGGTCTCCGGCGCGGCCACGGTCAACCCGGCCGGGGAGGGGACCAAGGGCGCGCTGCACTACGTGCTCGACGTACCCGCCGGTGGGCAGGCGGAGATCCGGGTCCGGCTCACCCTGACCGCCCCGCCACCGGGCACCGCCCCGGCCCCGGAACTCGACCTCGGGCAGGACTTCACCACCACCCTGGCCGCCCGGCGGGCCGAGGCGGACGACTTCTTCGCCCGGATCATCCCGGCAGAGGTCCCGGCCCACGAGGCGGACGTGGCCCGGCAGGCCATCGCCGGGCTGATGTGGGGCAAGCAGTTCTACCACTTCGACGTGCAGCAGTGGCTCGACGGCGACCCCGCGTCGCTGCCGCCGCCACCCGGCCGCCGGCACGGGCGCAACAGCGCCTGGTGGCACATGAACAGCTTCGACGTCATCTCCATGCCCGACCCCTGGGAATACCCCTGGTACGCGGCCTGGGACCTGGCCTTCCACTGCGTCACCATCGCCCGGGTCGACCCGGGTTTCGCCAAGGCCCAGCTCGTCCTCCTGCTCCGCGAGTGGTACCTGCACCCCAACGGGCAGATCCCGGCGTACGAGTGGGCGTTCGCCGACGTCAACCCGCCGGTGCACGCCTGGGCGGCGCTGCGGGTGTTCGAGATCGACGGCGGGCGGGACCACGACTTCCTCGCCCGGGTGATGCACAAGCTCCTGCTCAACTTCACCTGGTGGGTGAACCGCAAGGACATCAACGGCAACAACGTGTTCGAGGGCGGCTTCCTCGGGCTGGACAACGTGGGGCCGTTCGACCGGTCGGCGGCGCTGCCGGTGGCCGGGGTGCTGGAGCAGTCCGACGGCACCGGCTGGATGGCCATGTACGCGCTCAACCTGCTCGACATGGCGCTCGCCCTGGCCCAGCACGACCCCACGTACGCCGACATCGCGACCAAGTTCTTCGAGCACTTCGCGTACATCGCGGGGGCGGCGTACAAGCAGGGGCTCTGGGACGACGAGGACTCCTTCTTCTACGACCAGCTCCGGCTCCCCGACGGCAGCAAGGTGCCGTTGAAGGTCCGCTCCGTGGTCGGGCTGCTCCCGCTCGCCGCGACCACCCGGCTGACCGCGAAGACCCTGCACCGACTCCCCGAACTGGCCGCCCGGCTGCGCTGGTTCCTCACCCACAAACCCGAGTACGCCGACGTGCTCGGCGCCCGCCGGCTCGCCCCGGACGGCCGCCAGCAGCGGCTGCTGTCCATGGTCGGCCCGGACCAGGTGGTACGCCTGCTCGGCCGGATGCTCGACGAGGAGGAGTTCCTCTCCCCGTACGGGCTGCGCACGCTGTCCCGACAGCACCTGGACAAGCCGTTCACGGTGTCGCTGGGCGGGCAGGACTTCACCGTCGGTTACGAACCGGCCGAGTCGACCAGCGGGCTGTTCGGCGGCAACTCCAACTGGCGCGGCCCGATCTGGATGCCGACCAACTACCTGCTGATCCACGCTCTGCGCGACTACGCGGCGTTTTTCGGCGACGACCTGTTGATCGAGTACCCGACCCGGTCCGGGACCAAGCGCACCCTGAGCGAGATCGCCGACGACCTCTCCAACCGGCTGATCTCGCTGTTCGTACCCGACGACTGGGGGCGGCGGCCGATGTACGGGGCCTGCGACCTGTTCCAGCGCCACCCGGACTGGAAGGACCTGATCGCGTTCCCGGAGTACTTCCACGGTGACAACGGCGCCGGCCTGGGCGCCTGGCACCAGACCGGGTGGACCGCCCTGGTCGCCGACCTCATCCTCACCACCCGCCGGTAG